From Paraglaciecola sp. L1A13:
GCATGACCAAGAACTGCAACTTCAAGAGTTGCGGAGAATTCTGTTTGGTAAAAACAATCAACATCTCACTGATGCTCTGCGACACAATGCTAGAGAAATTGTCAGCGACGTATTTTCAGAAGCCTTAAAGGATCGTCAAGACAAAGACGGTAGCGTTAAGAAGGTTATGGCGCCGTTGGTTGATAAGTCGGTCGAATATTCTGTCACTAATCGAAAAGAACAGTTTGTTGGCTATTTATATCCCATAGTTGGCAGCGTGGTACGTAAATCAGTTACCGCTTTTTTGAGCGAATTTATAGAGCGGACCAATCAGTTACTCGAGAATAGTTTAACGATTAAAGGTCTCACTTGGCGAATAAAAGCGCGTCAGGCGGGCGTTCCTTACGCAAACTACGTTGCCAGTCAAACTTTTAACTACCGCGTGGAACAAGTTTTTTTAATCCATCGGGAGACCGGTTTGCTGCTTAGAAATGTGTCATATAATCAGCAATATTCCGAGGATGCCGACCTTATTTCCTCTATGTTAACGGCTATAAATGACTTCGTATCCGATTCATTTAAACCCAATATAGAAGGTCGTGAACAAACGTTAAATATTGTGAAAACCGACGATTTCACATTAGTACTTAAAGCTGGTCCTAGTGCGGTGTTGGTCGCAGCGGTAACGGGCAATATGCCGCAAAAAATAGCAGACCAGCTACAACTGACGATAGAAGAACTGCATAGCCTTTACGAAAAGCAGTTACATGAATTTAAAGGTGATGCAGCCCCATTTGTAGATTGTGACCAACAGCTAATGGACTGCTTAGTATCGGAACTTAAAGAAACGGCTAAACAAAAAAAATCTAAGCCGTGGATGGCCTGGAGCATTTTGCTATTTGTTGTATTAGGGCTGAGTTACTACGCCTATAAATTGTGGATATTCCAAGACTATGTTGAACAAATTCAAGCGATCAATGAGCAGCCTGGCATCATGCTAGTACAGTTAGAAAGAAAGGGCATACAGCAGATTAAAATGGATGTGATGCGTGACCCAAGCGCGAAGCCCATCATAAAATGGCTGTCGGAACAAAATGTTCCCACAAAAATTATTAGCTTGAACGAAAAATCGTACTTATCCTTAGAACCGCAAATAGTGCAAGAACGGGTAAACGTCGTTGCTGCTCAGTTTCCTAGTATCACAGTTACTAGACAAGGTGAATCCACGCGACTAATAGGTAAACTGAATCAACCGCAATTCAATAAGCTCAACCTTGCCCTGTCAAAATTGCCAGGATTAACTGATGCCCAGACAATGTTGCAAGACGTTGAGGTAACTAGCCCTGAGCGGGTGAACATTGATGACAGTGCAGATTTCAATACGCTCATCAAACTAAAAATTGGCCAAATCAATAGCACTTCAATCGAGTTTGCTATCGACAGTACTGAGCTAAGTCCACAAGCTCGAGAAAAACTTGCCGCTATTACTGCACAAGCCAAATCCTTGCTAATGCTAGCCAGTAAAGTCCATATTGACGTAAACTTTTTACTTATAGGCGCTAGCGACACTAATGGCTCACAGTCCTACAATGAAATGTTGAGTGTCAAGCGTGCCCAAACCGTAAAAGATGCCATACAAGATGGTGGAATACCTGCCGATAAGCTTAATGCCATCGGTATCGGCGTAATCGATTTACCTGCTGCGAGTAATGACACACGCAAGGTTTTATTTAACGTCATTACAACTCAAGCCGCACAGCAGTAATGGACAATAAATAATTATGATTCAGAAGAAAATATGTTTACTAGGCGCCTCAGGTGTCGGAAAAACGAGTCTCATCAAACAATATGTTGAAGGGATCTTTTCTGAGAAATATCTGACTTCAATAGGGGTCAAAATAGACAAAAAGCTCGTTGTATGTGAAGACGATTCTGTACAACTTATGCTGTGGGATATAGAGGGAATTGATCGTTACTGCGGTTTTCAGCCAAAATATATCCGCGGCGCTTCTGCCCTTATTATAGTGGTCGATCACACTCGCTCACAATCTTTGGTTGAAGGAATAGAGATTTTTCGATTAGCTCGAGATGTGTCAGATATTCCAGCTATCTTAGTCATCAATAAATCAGATCTAAGTACCGCGTGGCACTGGAGTGACGAGGAGTTAGTTGATTTTTCCCGTCCGTTTATCCATACATTTAACACTAGCGCGAAAACTGGAGAAAATGTTGACCAACTCTTCTCTGTCCTTGCCCAACACTTACTAAGTGAGGCTAGCCGGTGAACATATCTCTTTTTAAAACATTAGGTATCGTTGATTGTTGTATATTCAAACGTATTGCTTCACGTAGCTACGAAGTCATTTATGCTGAAGACGAATGGATAGATATATTGCTGCCCCATGCGCGGGATGAAAATATATTTATCACTCCCTGCGGTAGTCCGTTTTTAGATGACTTTATAGCGCAGGCGGAGGAGTTTTTCGAACTGGCAACTGATGGGAGAATAGAGTCTGGTATATGGAGTGAAAAAATTGATGACCAAGAATTAAAGTTGAACGCCTATGCCACCACAGATAAAGGCGACTTTTATTTAATCATCGACAACATAGTTGAACAATACAAACGACGTCAAAAAACGCTTCAGTCAGCGCGCGAATTATTATTATCTAATGATAAAATCGTAGCTCAACAAGAATATATTCATCAACGTCTAGACGAACTTCTTAGTCAATCCTCCACGCTAAAAGACATGCAGCAACCCATTACCGAAGTTATCGAGAAGACAGA
This genomic window contains:
- a CDS encoding OmpA family protein — protein: MSSQGSNNQHDQELQLQELRRILFGKNNQHLTDALRHNAREIVSDVFSEALKDRQDKDGSVKKVMAPLVDKSVEYSVTNRKEQFVGYLYPIVGSVVRKSVTAFLSEFIERTNQLLENSLTIKGLTWRIKARQAGVPYANYVASQTFNYRVEQVFLIHRETGLLLRNVSYNQQYSEDADLISSMLTAINDFVSDSFKPNIEGREQTLNIVKTDDFTLVLKAGPSAVLVAAVTGNMPQKIADQLQLTIEELHSLYEKQLHEFKGDAAPFVDCDQQLMDCLVSELKETAKQKKSKPWMAWSILLFVVLGLSYYAYKLWIFQDYVEQIQAINEQPGIMLVQLERKGIQQIKMDVMRDPSAKPIIKWLSEQNVPTKIISLNEKSYLSLEPQIVQERVNVVAAQFPSITVTRQGESTRLIGKLNQPQFNKLNLALSKLPGLTDAQTMLQDVEVTSPERVNIDDSADFNTLIKLKIGQINSTSIEFAIDSTELSPQAREKLAAITAQAKSLLMLASKVHIDVNFLLIGASDTNGSQSYNEMLSVKRAQTVKDAIQDGGIPADKLNAIGIGVIDLPAASNDTRKVLFNVITTQAAQQ
- a CDS encoding Rab family GTPase, coding for MIQKKICLLGASGVGKTSLIKQYVEGIFSEKYLTSIGVKIDKKLVVCEDDSVQLMLWDIEGIDRYCGFQPKYIRGASALIIVVDHTRSQSLVEGIEIFRLARDVSDIPAILVINKSDLSTAWHWSDEELVDFSRPFIHTFNTSAKTGENVDQLFSVLAQHLLSEASR